One Mercurialis annua linkage group LG3, ddMerAnnu1.2, whole genome shotgun sequence DNA window includes the following coding sequences:
- the LOC126675097 gene encoding uncharacterized protein LOC126675097 — protein MLPPLPPFPSLNFEDIQGKLSTQFRPWQRSLHFWARTADIYTGYKVFQLRVSFVKDVQKQEAMWEMQHELAAHKIYSMCYDLGGFFLKVAQIIGKPDLAPAAWVRRLVTLCDRAPTTPFDSVRLVLEKELGQTVGEIFERFDVDPLGSASIAQVHRARLKGDKSDVAVKVQHPGVQELMMTDIRNLQAFALYMQKTDIKFDLYSVTKEMEKQIGYEFDFLREADAMEKIRCFLYENNRRSPVSVPRVLKDKVTRRVLVMEYIDGIPILNLGDEMAKRGINPDSTMAAAAKQNILKSLTLAYGQMILKSGFFHADPHPGNILICKGSEVALLDYGQVKDLPDSLRLGYANLVLAMADNNAVKATESYRELGIGTLSKCENEQQELLTLAQTMFDTKLPPGVEILQPFSEDSSIKKIAVEAFPEELFSVLRTVHILRGLSVGMGINYSCAEQWRPIAEEALYQSGRLKEPELRRRVRRRRLFRRLLRRD, from the exons ATGCTTCCTCCTCTTCCGCCCTTCCCTTCTCTTAATTTCGAAGACATTCAAGGTAAGCTTTCCACTCAGTTTAGACCCTGGCAACGGTCTCTTCACTTCTGGGCTCGCACAGCTGATATTTACACTGGCTAcaag GTGTTTCAACTTCGAGTGAGTTTTGTTAAGGATGTGCAAAAACAGGAGGCAATGTGGGAAATGCAGCATGAACTTGCTGCTCATAAAATTTATTCCATGTGTTATGATCTTGGTGGGTTCTTTCTTAAG GTTGCCCAAATCATTGGGAAGCCTGACTTGGCCCCTGCTGCATGGGTGAGAAGGCTGGTTACTCTTTGCGATAGAGCTCCTACAACTCCATTTGATTCTGTTCGGCTTGTGCTGGAGAAGGAGTTAGGTCAAACTGTTGGGGAAATATTTGAAAGATTTGATGTAGATCCCCTTGGATCTGCTTCAATTGCACAG GTTCATCGGGCAAGATTGAAAGGCGATAAGAGTGATGTTGCTGTCAAG GTGCAACATCCTGGGGTTCAGGAGCTGATGATGACAGATATCCGGAATTTACAAGCATTTGCCTTGTATATGCAAAAGACAGATATCAAGTTTGATCTGTACTCTGTGACTAAGGAAATGGAGAAACAG ATTGGATATGAATTTGACTTCTTGAGGGAGGCTGATGCTATGGAAAAAATCCGGTGTTTTCTATACGAGAATAACAGAAGAAGTCCAGTTTCGGTGCCACGAGTGCTGAAGGATAAGGTCACAAG GAGGGTATTAGTGATGGAGTACATTGATGGAATTCCGATACTGAATCTAGGTGATGAAATGGCCAAAAGAGGAATAAATCCTGATAGTACGATGGCAGCAGCAGCAAAGCA GAACATACTTAAAAGTCTGACCCTAGCATATGGACAAATGATACTAAAGAGTGGTTTCTTCCATGCAGATCCTCACCCAGGAAATATTTTAATCTGCAAAGGTTCGGAG GTTGCCTTACTAGATTATGGGCAAGTGAAGGATCTCCCGGACTCACTAAGGCTTGGATATGCTAATCTCGTACTTGCTATGGCTGATAACAATGCTGTAAAAGCGACAGAAAGCTACAG AGAGCTTGGGATAGGGACTTTAAGCAAATGCGAGAATGAACAGCAGGAATTACTGACATTGGCACAAACAATGTTTGATACTAAATTACCTCCTGGAGTAGAAATATTGCAGCCTTTCTCGGAGGACTCTTCCATTAAAAAGATTGCCGTTGAG GCTTTCCCAGAGGAACTATTTTCTGTTCTTCGAACGGTGCATATTTTGAGAGGCCTCAGTGTCGGTATGGGGATCAATTACTCGTGTGCCGAACAATGGAGACCTATTGCAGAAGAAGCATTATATCAATCTGGCAGATTAAAAG AACCAGAACTCAGAAGAAGAGTGCGGCGACGTCGTTTATTTAGAAGATTGCTTCGCAGGGATTAA